The DNA region GATGCAGAAGTCCGCCTTCTCCATGATGGCTGCGTCCTTGTCCTTGTTGACGGCGATGATGAACTTGGAGGAGCCCATGCCCGCGAAATGCTGGATGGCTCCCGAGATGCCGCAGGCGATGTAGAGCACGGGCGAGACCACCTTGCCGGTCTGCCCCACCTGATGCTTGTAGGGGATCCAGCCGGCGTCCACGGCGGCGCGCGAGGCGCCCACGGCCCCGCGCAGGGTCCGGGCCAGGTCCTCGATGAGCTTGAAGCCCTCCGGCCCGCCCACGCCGCGGCCGCCGGACACGATGACCTCGGCCTCGGTCACATCCATGACGCCTTGCGCGGCCTGGATGGCCTTGACGACCTGGGCGCGGATGCGCATGTCCTCCGGCGAGATGGCGACCACTTCCGCGGCCTGCTCGCGCTCCGCCGCGGCCGCAAATACGTTGGGCCTCAGCGAGACCACCTTGACCGGGGCGCAGAGCTCCGTCACGGCCAGCAGCTTGCTGGAATAGACCGGCCTCACCACGGTCAGAGCCGGGCTGTCCCACTGGATCGCGGTCACGTCCGTGGCCAGGGCGGCGTCGAGCCGGGCGGCCAGGCGCGCGGCCAGGTCCCGGCCCAAAGCCGTGGCGGACACGACGTACAGGTCCGCCCCCAGCCGGCTGCCCGCCTCGGCGACCGCGCCGCAATAGGCCTCGCTGGAATAGGCGAGGAAGCTCTCCCCGGCCGCGGCGAAGACCTTCGTGAAGCCCAGGCGGCCCAGCCCCGCGGCCGCCGACGCGTCCGCGCCGCAGACCACCGCGGCCAGGGGGACCTGCAGCTTCTCCGCGAGCCTGAGGCCCACCGCCGCGGCCTCCCGGCTGGCCTTGCGGACCGCGCCGCCGGCCGTCTCCACCCAGACGATTATGCCTGCCATGTCAGATCACCTTCGCCACGTGGCTGAGCCATTCGAGGCCCTGGGCCGTGACCGCCGCCGGCTCGCCCTCCGCACGCAAGCCCTTGGGGCGCGGCGGCGGGGGCTGGAGCGCGAGCACCCGACTCTTGGGCGGCCCCAGGTCCACCCCGAGCTCGGCCAGCGTCACCTTCTTGATCTCCTTGTTCTTGGAACGCTTGATGGC from Elusimicrobiota bacterium includes:
- a CDS encoding electron transfer flavoprotein subunit alpha/FixB family protein — encoded protein: MAGIIVWVETAGGAVRKASREAAAVGLRLAEKLQVPLAAVVCGADASAAAGLGRLGFTKVFAAAGESFLAYSSEAYCGAVAEAGSRLGADLYVVSATALGRDLAARLAARLDAALATDVTAIQWDSPALTVVRPVYSSKLLAVTELCAPVKVVSLRPNVFAAAAEREQAAEVVAISPEDMRIRAQVVKAIQAAQGVMDVTEAEVIVSGGRGVGGPEGFKLIEDLARTLRGAVGASRAAVDAGWIPYKHQVGQTGKVVSPVLYIACGISGAIQHFAGMGSSKFIIAVNKDKDAAIMEKADFCIVGDLFKVLPVLKEELAKALKK